The following are from one region of the Ornithorhynchus anatinus isolate Pmale09 chromosome X1, mOrnAna1.pri.v4, whole genome shotgun sequence genome:
- the SOWAHA gene encoding ankyrin repeat domain-containing protein SOWAHA has protein sequence MALAAAAAAVAAGVSQAAVLGFLREHGGKVPNADLVSRFRPLLDAGDPGSRADRRRRFKQFVNDVAVVKELDGVKFVVLRKKPRPPAPDPMLTTDPRTPDPGSEKARVSTEAQGPVRAGEPAVVEGLAEAEGSTEVQRVMEAEELEEAEGPTEVEGSVEAEQPTEVEEFVEAEEPSEVEGSVEAEQPTEVEGFVEAEGPVEAERLAEDEGPPETKEPIEVKGPAEAEGSEGPEEAERFKEAEETEGAIEAERPREAEGHEEAEEPEKSEKAEEAKGHEEAGKAEGPQREGEEPSRHAAAPKPCMLPIRCLPPTIRVRAADEAGALRRQSSEEPGPIEVPLFRRRLSADEPLPRRSPGLRRPLRAAPRLLLSPEEPLLSTPSTSPTSPTLPTLPTPSTLPPPPPPPSSVVPLEPAEHEWLVRSAAGRWTHQLHGLLLRDSGLAAKRDFTSGFTALHWAAKSGDREMALRLVEVARRGGGAPVDVNARSHGGYTPLHLAALHGHEDAAVLLVASLGAHVHVRDHSGRRAYQYLRPGASEGVRRLLGDPRLRGPPDPHGAARRSVQVAASILGSTTSAFLGVLADDLAFQDLARGLRKSGSFSKGKGTSPLPSRKKPKAWGGFPTFSSGPEGTGKRRPVYDLFQAH, from the coding sequence ATGGCCCTGGCCGCGGCGGCGGCTGCGGTGGCGGCGGGGGTGAGCCAGGCGGCCGTGCTGGGCTTCCTGAGGGAGCACGGCGGCAAGGTGCCCAACGCCGACCTGGTCAGCCGCTTCCGGCCGCTGCTGGACGCTGGGGACCCCGGCTCCCGCGCCGACCGCCGCCGACGCTTCAAGCAGTTCGTCAACGACGTGGCCGTGGTCAAGGAGCTGGATGGGGTCAAGTTCGTGGTGCTCCGGAAGAAGCCGCGCCCTCCGGCCCCGGACCCGATGCTCACGACTGACCCTCGAACCCCGGATCCGGGGTCTGAGAAGGCCCGGGTgtccactgaggcccaggggcccGTCCGGGCCGGTGAGCCCGCTGTGGTCGAGGGTCTTGCGGAGGCTGAGGGGTCCACGGAGGTCCAGAGGGTCATGGAGGCCGAGGAGCTCGAAGAGGCCGAGGGGCCCACGGAAGTTGAGGGGTCTGTAGAGGCCGAGCAGCCCACGGAAGTCGAGGAGTTCGTGGAGGCCGAGGAGCCCTCGGAAGTTGAGGGGTCCGTAGAGGCCGAGCAGCCCACAGAAGTCGAGGGGTTCGTGGAGGCCGAGGGGCCCGTCGAGGCTGAGCGGCTTGCAGAGGATGAGGGGCCTCCGGAGACCAAGGAGCCCATAGAGGTCAAGGGGCCGGCGGAGGCAGAAGGGTCCGAGGGGCCTGAAGAGGCTGAGAGGTTCAAGGAGGCTGAAGAGACTGAGGGAGCCATAGAGGCTGAAAGGCCCAGGGAGGCTGAGGGCCATGAGGAGGCCGAAGAGCCTGAAAAGTCTGAGAAGGCTGAAGAGGCCAAGGGGCATGAAGAGGCGGGAAAGGCCGAAGGACCCCAAAGAGAGGGCGAGGAGCCATCCCGCCACGCTGCGGCCCCGAAGCCCTGCATGCTGCCCATCCGCTGTCTCCCGCCGACGATCCGCGTCCGGGCAGCGGACGAGGCGGGGGCCCTGAGGCGGCAGAGCTCCGAGGAGCCGGGCCCCATCGAGGTCCCTCTCTTCAGGCGGCGCCTGTCGGCGGACGAGCCACTCCCGAGGCGCTCCCCGGGCTTGAGGAGGCCCCTGCGGGCAGCTCCGCGCCTGCTGCTCAGCCCCGAAGAGCCGCTGCTGTCGACGCCATCGACGTCGCCGACGTCTCCAACGCTGCCAACGCTCCCAACGCCATCAACGCTGCCGCCGCCTCCACCGCCGCCATCTTCCGTCGTACCCCTGGAGCCGGCGGAGCACGAGTGGCTGGTGCGGAGCGCGGCGGGCCGCTGGACCCACCAGCTCCACGGGCTGCTGCTGCGGGACAGCGGGCTGGCGGCCAAGCGCGACTTCACATCGGGCTTCACCGCCCTGCACTGGGCCGCCAAGAGCGGCGATCGCGAGATGGCACTGCGCCTGGTGGAGGTGGCGCGGCGCGGTGGCGGTGCGCCCGTCGACGTCAACGCCCGCTCCCACGGGGGCTACACCCCGCTGCACCTGGCCGCTCTGCACGGCCACGAGGATGCCGCCGTGCTGCTGGTCGCCAGCCTGGGCGCCCACGTGCACGTACGTGACCACAGCGGTCGCCGCGCCTACCAGTATCTGCGCCCGGGGGCGTCGGAAGGCGTGCGTCGCCTGCTGGGCGACCCCCGCCTGCGAGGCCCGCCCGACCCCCACGGCGCCGCCAGGCGGTCGGTCCAGGTGGCCGCCTCCATCCTTGGCTCCACCACCAGCGCCTTCCTGGGTGTCCTGGCCGACGACTTGGCCTTCCAGGACCTGGCCCGGGGCCTGCGGAAGTCCGGCTCCTTCAGCAAGGGAAAGGGcacctcccccttgccctcccgcAAGAAGCCCAAGGCCTGGGGGGgcttccccaccttctcctccggGCCCGAGGGCACCGGGAAGCGCAGGCCCGTCTATGACCTCTTCCAGGCCCActga